GGCAACGAAGGCATGGCGTAAGCCTTAAACCATTCCTAACTCCTGCCGGGCGCAAGCCCCAGCAGCTTGGGCGGATTCCTCACCGAATCCGCCTTTTTTGTACCTACATCGCGCTTACGGGCATTGCCCCTTCACAAACCCCTGCACCTTGGGGTCAGCACACGCCTTACAATCATTGGCGTAAGTTGCCTGTATGTCGGAAGGGCACGGCGCTGTCACACAGCGGATGGTGGGATCCTGCAAGGTCGCACACACCGGCGCAAATTGCTCGTAGCAGATTTCCGGCCTTGGCTCCCTGCATGGCTGGAAGGCCCCCGCCATGACAGCATTTTCCCCTGCATCCGAACGGCTACACCCTGACAGGGCGGTGGCCAGCAACAACCCGCCCCCCAACAGCATTCCTGACATTTTCATAAAAACCTCGCACCAGATTGTTTTTGACAGTACTCAATAACTTGCGGCAACCCGCCTGAATCCGTACTCTTATCGCATTCTTAACGTCATTCCATCGTCAGGAGCCTGTACATGAACCTGGAACAAGCCCGCTTCAACATGATCGAACAACAGATACGCCCATGGGACGTACTGGATCAGACAGTTCTGGAAACCATTGGTTTTATCCAGCGTGAACATTTTGTTCCAAAAACCCACCGGGCACTGGCGTTTGCTGATGTGGAAATCCCCATCGGCCATGGCGAGCACATGATGTTCCCCCGCATGGAAGCCCGGATGCTGCAAACACTGGCCATTACCGCCGACGACACCTGCCTGGAAATCGGCACCGGCAGCGGCTATGTCACCGCCTGCATGGCCCATCTTAGCAAACATGTCGATAGTGTTGACATTTATGAGGATTTTACCCGCCAAGCAGAAGAACGGCTATTGCCCCTCAAGCTACGCAACCATACCCTGCATACCGGCGATGCCCTGCGTGACTGGACACCCGGCAAGCGTTATGACGCTATTGCCGTCACTGGCTCTGTGCCGGTTTACCTGAACCGCTTTGAAGAATGTTTGGCACCGGGCGGGCGCTTGTTCATGGTTGTCGGCCATGGCGCGGTGATGCAAGCAGTTCTCGTCAAACATGAAGAAGACGGTGAATTCAGCCACACCAAGCTGTTTGAAACCAGCCTGAAGCCCCTAGTCGGGGCAGACTCCGGGGCTGAGCACGCTTTCATTTTCTGAACATGCGTCAATGGACTCCCCAGGAACTGGCTGATAACCTGAAAAACCCCTTACAACCTCTACAAATACTGGATGTTAGGGAGCAGTGGGAATACGATATTGCCCATCTGCCAGGGTCATACCTGATGCCATTGGGGCAACTGGTGCACAAAATGGGCGAACTTGACACATCAATCACCTGGGTTGTGGTATGCCATCATGGCATCCGCAGCGCCCATGCGTGCTATTATCTGGAACGAAATGGCCTGAATGTGATCAACCTTTCTGGTGGCCTGGATCGCTGGGCCAAGGAAGTTGACCTTGATATGCCGCTTTACTAACCGCAAACGGGGCTATAATTTGCGGCGAATACCTGGCGAAACTGACGTATTGACAAATTTCTATCGTGGAACCGTTTTTTTATGAAACAACAGACACTGGCAATCCTGATTGCCGCTTCCCTGACACTGGCAGCCCAACAGGCGAATGCCGAAAACCTGTTGCAGGTATACCAGCAGGCCAAGGGCTATGATGCCCAGTTCAAGGCGCTGGAAAACAATTACCTGGCGATCCTGGAACGCAAGCCCCAGGCGCTGGCCGCGCTCAAGCCGCAGGTGTCCGTTTCCGGCTCAGTCACCGAAACCCGCCAACGTACCGAGTATGATGCCTCCCTGACCGACCCCAAGGACATCGGCAACGGCAGTAACGCCACTTACACCCTGGGCTTGAGCAAATCCCTCTACAACGGTGCATTGAACGCCCAGGTCAAGCAGGCCGATGCCATCATCTCCCAGGCCAGCGCAGGTCTGGAAGCAGAACGCGAGAACCTGATCCTGCGTACAGCGGAAGCCTATTTCAATTTCCTGTTGGCGCAGGACAACCTGGAATTTGCCCGTACCGAAAAAGACGCCATCAGCCGCCAACTTGAGCAAACCCGTGCCTACTTCGAGGCAGGCCGCTCCGCCATCACCGATGTCAAAGAAGCTGAATCCCGCTACGACCTCGCGATTGCCCAGGAAATCAACGCCATCAACCAACTTGACCTCAGCCGTGAACAACTGCGTGTACTGACCGGCGGCTTTTACCAGACCCTCAATGCTCCCGCAGCAAACATGCCCTTAGCCATGCCCGCCCCCGCTGACATTGAGCAATGGGTAAACACAGCCAAAGCCAACAATAAACAACTGACTGCCAGCAAATACAGCCTGGATGCCGCTCAGACCGAAATTGACCGTCAGCGCGCCGCCAAAAAGCCGGTGGTTGACCTAGTTGCTAAACAAACCGGCAGCAATACTGAAAGCAATGCGCTGCTGGATCCTCAAACCTACGGAGCCAGTGTCGGCGTACAAGTCAGTATGCCCCTCTACACGGGCGGAGCCATCTCTTCCAAAATCCGTGAAGCGCAACACAGTTTCCAGCAGGCGCAACAGCAATACGAATTTCAAGATCGCACCACCGAGCAGCAAGCCCGTAATGCTTTCCTGACCGTGCAATCCAGCATCAGCCAGGTCAAGGCCAACCAGCGCGCGCTGACTTCCGCCGAAACCGCCGCCGAAGCCACCCAGGCGGGCTTTGAAGTGGGCACGCGCACCGCTGTGGACGTGCTGACTGCACTGCGTAACGTGTTCAGCGCCCGCCGTGACTACGCCAGCGCCCGTTACACCTACTTGCTGAACACCCTGACACTGCGTCAGGCCGCTGGTACTTTGTCCGATCAGGACATTGCCAACATGAACCAATTCATGACGTCCACGCCCAAACAGCTTGCCGCCACCCTCCAAAAGGATATGGCTGCCTCTGGCGAAAAGCTCCCGGCGCAAACGGATAACGCAGACCAAGCGGCGCTTGAAGCCAACGACACCTTCCAATCCTATGCAGCGCCGGAAACCCTCAAGCCTGGCAGAACCGGCCAGCCCCTGAAACTGCCTGCCGCCGAAGAAGCTACCCAGCCAGCCAGCGCGGCGACAGCAGCAAAACCTGCCCCACCACAAACGGGCCAGCCACAATACTTCGTTATCCCCAGGGATGTTGGCAAGAAATAAGCCTCAACGCCGATAGGCGTATTTCCAGCGGCAACCGGATGCAGCTTCCAGCGCCTCAAACAGGGCTGTATCCGGCACCGCTTCCGCCTCATGGATATTACCGATCACCACCCAGCTTGCCGTGCTGACCACAGGCTTGCGGATCAACTGAAACGTGGTGGGCGCATCGGATTGCGGCAATTGCACATAGCAAAACGGCTTGCCTACCTGCGGCTCCAGCTCAATATCCGGCGAACACCCCAAAAAACACACCAGTGACAGGAAGGCATCCCCCGTCGCATACCTACCCTCCTCCAGCGCTATCCCCAGCAAGCCCAATGCCTGCAAACAAGCCGC
The sequence above is drawn from the Thiothrix nivea DSM 5205 genome and encodes:
- a CDS encoding protein-L-isoaspartate O-methyltransferase family protein produces the protein MNLEQARFNMIEQQIRPWDVLDQTVLETIGFIQREHFVPKTHRALAFADVEIPIGHGEHMMFPRMEARMLQTLAITADDTCLEIGTGSGYVTACMAHLSKHVDSVDIYEDFTRQAEERLLPLKLRNHTLHTGDALRDWTPGKRYDAIAVTGSVPVYLNRFEECLAPGGRLFMVVGHGAVMQAVLVKHEEDGEFSHTKLFETSLKPLVGADSGAEHAFIF
- a CDS encoding rhodanese-like domain-containing protein translates to MRQWTPQELADNLKNPLQPLQILDVREQWEYDIAHLPGSYLMPLGQLVHKMGELDTSITWVVVCHHGIRSAHACYYLERNGLNVINLSGGLDRWAKEVDLDMPLY
- a CDS encoding TolC family outer membrane protein; the encoded protein is MKQQTLAILIAASLTLAAQQANAENLLQVYQQAKGYDAQFKALENNYLAILERKPQALAALKPQVSVSGSVTETRQRTEYDASLTDPKDIGNGSNATYTLGLSKSLYNGALNAQVKQADAIISQASAGLEAERENLILRTAEAYFNFLLAQDNLEFARTEKDAISRQLEQTRAYFEAGRSAITDVKEAESRYDLAIAQEINAINQLDLSREQLRVLTGGFYQTLNAPAANMPLAMPAPADIEQWVNTAKANNKQLTASKYSLDAAQTEIDRQRAAKKPVVDLVAKQTGSNTESNALLDPQTYGASVGVQVSMPLYTGGAISSKIREAQHSFQQAQQQYEFQDRTTEQQARNAFLTVQSSISQVKANQRALTSAETAAEATQAGFEVGTRTAVDVLTALRNVFSARRDYASARYTYLLNTLTLRQAAGTLSDQDIANMNQFMTSTPKQLAATLQKDMAASGEKLPAQTDNADQAALEANDTFQSYAAPETLKPGRTGQPLKLPAAEEATQPASAATAAKPAPPQTGQPQYFVIPRDVGKK